Proteins co-encoded in one Paracoccus sediminicola genomic window:
- the ligD gene encoding DNA ligase D, translated as MAKSPDPLADYNAKRDFSRTAEPRGQVGAGGAKRRFVVQKHAASRLHYDFRLEWNGVLLSWAVTKGPSPDPGEKRLAVRTEDHPLDYGDFEGTIPNGEYGGGTVMLWDTGGWVPQEDFEKGLSDGKLKFTLQGQRMKGGWALVRMRGKPNETRENWLLIKERDDYAEGNPDGFTKGKAVSVKTGRNMTQIAEDAPAKAPPDPAPDRCRKRPAFVKPQLATMVAEAPEGDDWLHETKFDGYRCLAALGKGGMRLYTRSGKDWTDRFHALDGAFDPLHCDAALIDGEVMAARIHGSAFSSLQKALKQGNALVFFAFDLLRIDGEDLRKLPQIERRERLAKLLSGAPSGGPLRLSEHIVGKGPEVFANACKAGAEGIISKRIDAPYRSTRSKAWRKVKCTRRQEFVIVGYSPSDKAGRPFASLLLASHEGGALRYKGRVGTGFSDAVMEAVARAMTARKNPPCHDVPDDIAREAQWVRADLVAEVEFTEFTGDGYVRHASFLGLRDDKKADDVRLEAPMTDDTETTVQGIRISNADRPVFPDAGCTKGNVARHYAQVGERMIALAGHRPLSLYRCPSGISDPCFFQKHDVGGMPGELSRVSVEESDGDSADYLYATRTESLIAAAQMGSIEFHIWGGRTDRLERPDRLVFDLDPDEGLGWTDVQEAAFDVRDTLASLGLQSGAIVTGGKGVHVWLALRRTRGWDSVKLFAKTFAHVMAARAPDRYTATMSKSKRRGRVFIDWLRNERGATAIAPYSLRARPGAPVAVPVTWDELKDLEGANSFSMADMAARLEADCPAAQVQDSLQSLSDGVIDALQAFAEN; from the coding sequence ATGGCGAAATCCCCCGATCCGCTGGCCGATTACAACGCGAAGCGGGATTTTTCCCGCACCGCAGAGCCGCGCGGTCAGGTGGGGGCGGGAGGCGCGAAACGCCGTTTCGTGGTGCAGAAACACGCGGCTTCGCGCCTGCACTACGACTTCAGGCTTGAATGGAACGGCGTGCTGCTTAGCTGGGCGGTCACGAAGGGGCCGTCGCCCGATCCGGGCGAAAAGCGCCTGGCGGTGCGGACGGAGGACCATCCGCTGGACTACGGCGATTTCGAGGGCACGATCCCGAACGGCGAATATGGCGGCGGCACGGTGATGCTGTGGGACACCGGCGGCTGGGTGCCGCAGGAGGATTTCGAAAAGGGGCTGAGCGACGGCAAGCTGAAATTCACCCTGCAAGGCCAGCGGATGAAGGGCGGCTGGGCGTTGGTGCGTATGCGCGGGAAACCGAATGAGACGCGCGAGAACTGGCTGCTGATCAAGGAGCGCGACGATTACGCCGAGGGCAACCCGGACGGCTTTACCAAGGGCAAGGCGGTCTCGGTCAAGACCGGCCGCAACATGACGCAGATCGCCGAGGACGCGCCCGCCAAGGCTCCGCCCGATCCCGCCCCCGACCGCTGCCGCAAGCGCCCCGCCTTCGTCAAGCCGCAGCTTGCCACGATGGTGGCCGAAGCCCCAGAGGGCGACGACTGGTTGCACGAGACCAAGTTCGACGGCTACCGCTGCCTTGCAGCACTCGGCAAGGGTGGCATGCGGCTCTATACGCGGTCGGGCAAGGACTGGACCGATCGGTTTCACGCACTGGACGGCGCGTTCGACCCCCTGCACTGCGACGCCGCCCTGATCGACGGCGAGGTGATGGCCGCACGCATCCACGGCTCGGCCTTTTCCTCGCTCCAGAAGGCGTTGAAACAGGGCAACGCGCTGGTCTTCTTTGCCTTCGACCTCTTGCGCATCGACGGCGAGGATCTGCGCAAGCTGCCTCAGATCGAACGCCGCGAACGTCTGGCAAAGTTGCTGTCGGGTGCGCCCTCCGGCGGCCCCCTGCGGCTGAGCGAACATATCGTCGGCAAGGGTCCAGAGGTGTTCGCCAATGCCTGCAAGGCGGGTGCGGAGGGGATCATCAGCAAACGCATTGACGCCCCCTATCGAAGCACCCGCAGCAAGGCGTGGCGCAAGGTCAAATGCACCCGCCGACAGGAATTCGTGATCGTGGGTTATTCGCCGTCCGACAAGGCCGGGCGGCCCTTTGCCTCGCTGCTTCTGGCCAGCCACGAGGGTGGCGCGCTGCGCTACAAGGGCAGGGTCGGCACCGGGTTTTCCGACGCTGTGATGGAGGCCGTGGCCCGGGCGATGACCGCGCGCAAGAATCCGCCCTGCCACGATGTCCCGGATGACATCGCGCGGGAGGCGCAGTGGGTGCGCGCCGATCTGGTGGCCGAGGTCGAGTTCACCGAATTCACCGGCGACGGCTATGTGCGTCATGCCAGCTTCCTCGGCCTGCGCGACGACAAGAAAGCCGACGACGTGCGACTAGAGGCACCGATGACCGACGATACCGAAACCACCGTTCAGGGCATCCGCATCAGCAATGCGGACCGCCCCGTGTTCCCCGACGCAGGCTGCACCAAGGGCAACGTGGCGCGGCATTACGCGCAGGTCGGCGAACGCATGATCGCGCTCGCCGGACACCGTCCCCTGTCGCTCTATCGCTGCCCGTCCGGCATTTCCGATCCGTGCTTCTTCCAGAAGCACGATGTCGGCGGGATGCCCGGTGAACTGTCGCGCGTCAGCGTCGAGGAAAGCGACGGCGACAGCGCCGATTACCTCTATGCCACGCGGACCGAAAGCCTGATCGCCGCCGCGCAGATGGGCAGCATCGAGTTCCACATCTGGGGTGGGCGGACCGACCGGCTGGAACGTCCCGATCGGCTGGTGTTCGATCTCGATCCCGACGAGGGGCTGGGTTGGACCGATGTGCAGGAGGCGGCCTTCGATGTGCGCGATACGCTGGCAAGTCTGGGTTTGCAAAGCGGTGCCATCGTCACCGGCGGCAAGGGCGTGCATGTCTGGCTGGCACTGCGGCGCACCCGCGGCTGGGACAGTGTTAAACTGTTCGCCAAGACCTTCGCGCATGTGATGGCGGCGCGCGCGCCCGACCGTTACACCGCCACCATGTCGAAATCGAAACGCCGGGGGCGCGTCTTCATCGACTGGCTGCGCAACGAACGCGGCGCGACGGCAATCGCCCCCTATTCCCTGCGCGCCCGCCCCGGCGCCCCCGTGGCCGTGCCGGTGACATGGGACGAATTGAAGGACCTGGAGGGGGCTAACAGCTTCTCGATGGCTGATATGGCCGCGCGGCTGGAGGCGGATTGCCCGGCGGCGCAGGTCCAGGACAGCTTGCAGAGCCTGAGCGATGGCGTGATCGACGCGCTTCAGGCTTTTGCAGAGAATTGA
- a CDS encoding PIN domain-containing protein: MPGRFFDTNILLYLLSDDRAKADIAEGLLRDGGTVSVQVLNEIANVTQRKFKMSWSQSDEFLLMIREFVTVEPLTYETHDLGIALARKHTLSVYDAMIVAAGLLAGCDTVLSEDMQDGFRVADRITIRNPFAAQI, translated from the coding sequence ATGCCAGGTAGGTTCTTCGACACGAACATCCTGCTTTATCTTCTCTCCGACGACCGAGCCAAGGCAGACATTGCCGAAGGGCTATTGCGTGACGGCGGAACGGTCAGCGTGCAGGTGCTGAACGAGATCGCGAATGTCACGCAGCGGAAGTTCAAGATGAGCTGGTCGCAGAGCGATGAATTTCTGCTCATGATCCGTGAATTTGTGACCGTTGAGCCATTGACCTATGAGACCCATGATCTGGGCATAGCCCTGGCGCGGAAACACACGCTGTCTGTCTATGACGCGATGATCGTCGCGGCCGGGTTGCTGGCAGGCTGCGACACCGTGCTTTCCGAGGACATGCAGGACGGGTTCAGGGTGGCTGACAGGATCACGATCCGTAATCCATTCGCCGCGCAAATATGA
- a CDS encoding PRC-barrel domain-containing protein, with translation MDNSAHASLVSSDDVDGTDVYGNDGAHIGTIDHLMIDKQAGRVGYAVMGFGGFLGLGEDHHPVPWGKLCYDTSRNGFMTDITEQEVKGAPARNDNWYADRDWERRTHDHYGVPHYWI, from the coding sequence ATGGACAATTCCGCACATGCAAGTCTCGTCTCATCCGACGATGTGGACGGGACCGACGTCTATGGTAACGATGGTGCCCACATCGGCACAATCGACCACCTCATGATCGACAAGCAAGCCGGCAGGGTCGGCTACGCCGTGATGGGCTTTGGCGGTTTTCTGGGGCTCGGCGAAGACCATCATCCGGTCCCGTGGGGAAAGCTGTGTTACGATACGTCCAGAAACGGCTTCATGACGGACATCACCGAGCAAGAGGTAAAGGGTGCGCCTGCCCGTAACGACAACTGGTATGCGGACCGAGACTGGGAGCGCCGAACGCACGATCATTATGGCGTTCCACACTACTGGATTTGA